From Medicago truncatula cultivar Jemalong A17 chromosome 7, MtrunA17r5.0-ANR, whole genome shotgun sequence, a single genomic window includes:
- the LOC11413460 gene encoding dol-P-Glc:Glc(2)Man(9)GlcNAc(2)-PP-Dol alpha-1,2-glucosyltransferase isoform X1, giving the protein MGKLALAAIVSSWVVPITIMVNHIVPEPYMDEIFHIPQAQQYCKGNFGSWDPMITTPPGLYYLSLAHIASLFPGFFCVEASSSFTDMCSAAILRSINGVLAVICSIILYDIIIHLKPTLGDRKAMLHAVVLSLYPLHWFFTFLYYTDVASVTAVLAMYLASLKKNYWLSALVGAFAVVVRQTNIIWVLFVACIGIIDMSLMHGKGNAKTAKSDVSIEHDFTCATGTGAKGSNLKRRKSSVKAVNTAEHTLPKTNASSPSFCSDLVNEIWALLLTLWRMKWELLISFSPFLIVLMAFLLFVYWNGSIVLGAKEAHAVTPHFAQILYFSLVSVLAQAPMHFTFTHAVDLFQSFWRSRPLSYIQMFLALIAGIFSVHFFSVAHPYLLADNRHYPFYLWRKVIMAHWSIKYLLVPVYMYSWFSIIHMLGKVRSKLWILAYFLATAAVLVPAPLIEFRYYTIPFYFLVLHCNIRDDQQWLLTGMLYVGVNIFTMIMFLFRPFHWDHEPGIQRFIW; this is encoded by the exons ATGGGAAAGTTAGCTCTTGCAGCAATAGTGAGCTCATGGGTTGTTCCTATCACCATAATGGTCAATCACATAGTTCCTGAACCATATATG GATGAGATATTTCATATACCACAGGCTCAGCAGTACTGCAAGGGAAATTTTGGAAGTTGGGACCCTATGATTACCACCCCTCCTGGCCT GTACTATCTTTCACTTGCCCATATTGCTTCTTTGTTTCCAGGCTTTTTCTGTGTAGAAGCTTCATCATCATTTACTGATATGTGTTCTGCTGCCATTCTTCGATCAATcaatggtgtcttagcagtcaTATGCAGCATAATTCTGTACGACATCATTATTCACTTGAAGCCAACACTTGGTGATAGAAAGGCAATGCTTCATGCTGTTGTCCTATCCTTGTATCCCCTTCACTGGTTCTTCACTTTTCTTTATTATACGGATGTTGCATCCGTTACCGCAGTGCTGGCTATGTATCTTGCAAGTTTGAAAAAGAATTATTGGTTAAGTGCATTG GTTGGAGCCTTTGCAGTTGTTGTTCGACAAACAAATATTATATGGGTCCTTTTTGTTGCATGCATTGGTATAATTGATATGTCTCTGATGCACGGAAAGGGCAATGCAAAAACAGCCAAGTCAGATGTATCAATTGAGCATGATTTCACATGTGCTACTGGTACAGGGGCAAAGGGTTCAAATCTGAAAAGGCGAAAGTCCTCTGTTAAAGCTGTAAATACTGCTGAGCACACTTTGCCTAAAACAAATGCATCTTCTCCTTCCTTCTGTTCAG ATTTGGTTAATGAAATTTGGGCATTACTATTAACATTATGGCGTATGAAGTGGGAGCTTTTAATTTCATTTAGCCCCTTTCTCATCGTGTTGATGGCGTTTCTTTTATTTGTCTATTGGAATGGAAGTATTGTTCTAG GTGCAAAAGAAGCACATGCTGTTACCCCACATTTTGCTCAGATACTATACTTTAGTTTAGTTTCTGTTTTGGCTCAGGCTCCCATGCATTTTACTTTCACCCATGCTGTGGACCTGTTTCAGTCATTTTGGAGAAGTAGGCCCCTTAGTTACATTCAGATGTTTCTGGCCCTTATTGCTGGCATTTTCTCTGTACACTTTTTCAG TGTAGCTCATCCGTACCTTCTTGCCGATAATCGGCATTACCCTTTCTATCTCTGGAGGAAAGTCATCATGGCTCACTGGTCAATTAAATATCTTCTGGTGCCAGTTTACATGTATTCATGGTTTTCAATCATCCATATGTTGG GGAAAGTTAGAAGTAAGTTATGGATATTGGCATATTTCTTGGCTACAGCTGCTGTTCTTGTACCAGCTCCACTCATAGAGTTCCGATATTACACCATACCGTTCTATTTCTTGGTACTTCACTGTAACATTAGGGATGATCAACAATGGCTTCTTACAGGAATGCTATATGTTGGTGTTAATATCTTTACAatgattatgtttttgtttcgGCCATTTCATTGGGATCATGAGCCTGGGATTCAAAGGTTTATATGGTGA
- the LOC11413460 gene encoding dol-P-Glc:Glc(2)Man(9)GlcNAc(2)-PP-Dol alpha-1,2-glucosyltransferase isoform X2: MCSAAILRSINGVLAVICSIILYDIIIHLKPTLGDRKAMLHAVVLSLYPLHWFFTFLYYTDVASVTAVLAMYLASLKKNYWLSALVGAFAVVVRQTNIIWVLFVACIGIIDMSLMHGKGNAKTAKSDVSIEHDFTCATGTGAKGSNLKRRKSSVKAVNTAEHTLPKTNASSPSFCSDLVNEIWALLLTLWRMKWELLISFSPFLIVLMAFLLFVYWNGSIVLGAKEAHAVTPHFAQILYFSLVSVLAQAPMHFTFTHAVDLFQSFWRSRPLSYIQMFLALIAGIFSVHFFSVAHPYLLADNRHYPFYLWRKVIMAHWSIKYLLVPVYMYSWFSIIHMLGKVRSKLWILAYFLATAAVLVPAPLIEFRYYTIPFYFLVLHCNIRDDQQWLLTGMLYVGVNIFTMIMFLFRPFHWDHEPGIQRFIW, encoded by the exons ATGTGTTCTGCTGCCATTCTTCGATCAATcaatggtgtcttagcagtcaTATGCAGCATAATTCTGTACGACATCATTATTCACTTGAAGCCAACACTTGGTGATAGAAAGGCAATGCTTCATGCTGTTGTCCTATCCTTGTATCCCCTTCACTGGTTCTTCACTTTTCTTTATTATACGGATGTTGCATCCGTTACCGCAGTGCTGGCTATGTATCTTGCAAGTTTGAAAAAGAATTATTGGTTAAGTGCATTG GTTGGAGCCTTTGCAGTTGTTGTTCGACAAACAAATATTATATGGGTCCTTTTTGTTGCATGCATTGGTATAATTGATATGTCTCTGATGCACGGAAAGGGCAATGCAAAAACAGCCAAGTCAGATGTATCAATTGAGCATGATTTCACATGTGCTACTGGTACAGGGGCAAAGGGTTCAAATCTGAAAAGGCGAAAGTCCTCTGTTAAAGCTGTAAATACTGCTGAGCACACTTTGCCTAAAACAAATGCATCTTCTCCTTCCTTCTGTTCAG ATTTGGTTAATGAAATTTGGGCATTACTATTAACATTATGGCGTATGAAGTGGGAGCTTTTAATTTCATTTAGCCCCTTTCTCATCGTGTTGATGGCGTTTCTTTTATTTGTCTATTGGAATGGAAGTATTGTTCTAG GTGCAAAAGAAGCACATGCTGTTACCCCACATTTTGCTCAGATACTATACTTTAGTTTAGTTTCTGTTTTGGCTCAGGCTCCCATGCATTTTACTTTCACCCATGCTGTGGACCTGTTTCAGTCATTTTGGAGAAGTAGGCCCCTTAGTTACATTCAGATGTTTCTGGCCCTTATTGCTGGCATTTTCTCTGTACACTTTTTCAG TGTAGCTCATCCGTACCTTCTTGCCGATAATCGGCATTACCCTTTCTATCTCTGGAGGAAAGTCATCATGGCTCACTGGTCAATTAAATATCTTCTGGTGCCAGTTTACATGTATTCATGGTTTTCAATCATCCATATGTTGG GGAAAGTTAGAAGTAAGTTATGGATATTGGCATATTTCTTGGCTACAGCTGCTGTTCTTGTACCAGCTCCACTCATAGAGTTCCGATATTACACCATACCGTTCTATTTCTTGGTACTTCACTGTAACATTAGGGATGATCAACAATGGCTTCTTACAGGAATGCTATATGTTGGTGTTAATATCTTTACAatgattatgtttttgtttcgGCCATTTCATTGGGATCATGAGCCTGGGATTCAAAGGTTTATATGGTGA